The Candidatus Amarolinea dominans genome contains a region encoding:
- the cax gene encoding calcium/proton exchanger, translated as MKYLKILLVFVPLAILGELLHWNPLLVFALSALGVVPLAGLLGEATEHLVVHTGPRVGGLLNATLGNAAELIITIFALRAGLFDLVKASITGSIIGNMLLIMGLSLMVGGLKHGHQRFNRSLAGVNATQLLLATAALAIPSLFAFSTDQAHPLSVDALSLWMAVVMIVLYLSGVLFSFRQKDEGHDQHDQHNGPVWRVRTSLLVLTVATVFIAWLSEILVGAVEPTVAVLGVSEFFLGIIIIPLVGNIAEHLVAVQVAFKNQMDLSLGISVGSSLQIALFVAPILVFISLLFGNELTLVFNAFEIITLFAAALIAAFVSLDGESNWLEGAQLLALYIIVALAFFFLP; from the coding sequence ATGAAGTATTTGAAGATTCTGCTCGTGTTTGTGCCGCTGGCCATTCTGGGCGAATTGCTGCACTGGAACCCGCTGCTCGTGTTCGCGCTGTCGGCCCTGGGGGTTGTACCGCTGGCCGGGCTGTTAGGTGAAGCCACAGAGCACCTGGTGGTGCATACCGGGCCGCGCGTGGGCGGTTTGCTCAACGCCACGTTGGGCAATGCCGCTGAACTGATCATTACCATCTTCGCCCTGCGCGCCGGACTGTTTGACCTGGTCAAGGCTTCGATTACCGGCTCGATCATCGGCAACATGCTGCTCATCATGGGCCTTAGCCTGATGGTGGGCGGACTCAAACACGGCCATCAGCGCTTCAACCGCAGCCTGGCCGGGGTCAACGCCACGCAGCTTTTGCTGGCCACGGCCGCGCTGGCGATTCCATCGCTCTTCGCATTCAGCACCGATCAGGCCCACCCCCTGTCGGTGGACGCGCTCAGCCTCTGGATGGCCGTCGTGATGATCGTCCTTTATCTCTCCGGCGTTCTGTTCAGCTTCCGCCAGAAAGATGAAGGCCATGACCAGCACGATCAGCACAACGGGCCGGTCTGGAGAGTGCGCACCTCGCTGCTGGTCCTGACCGTCGCCACGGTTTTCATCGCCTGGCTGAGCGAAATCCTGGTAGGCGCGGTGGAGCCAACGGTGGCAGTCCTGGGCGTGTCCGAGTTCTTCCTGGGCATCATCATCATCCCGCTCGTGGGCAACATCGCCGAACACCTGGTGGCGGTGCAGGTCGCGTTCAAGAACCAGATGGACCTCAGCCTGGGCATTTCCGTCGGCTCCAGTTTGCAGATTGCGCTTTTCGTGGCGCCCATCCTGGTCTTCATCAGCCTGCTCTTCGGCAATGAGCTGACCCTCGTCTTCAACGCGTTCGAGATCATCACGCTGTTCGCGGCCGCGCTGATCGCGGCCTTCGTCTCGCTCGATGGAGAATCGAACTGGCTGGAGGGCGCACAGCTCCTGGCGCTCTACATCATCGTCGCCCTGGCCTTCTTCTTCCTGCCGTGA
- a CDS encoding amino acid ABC transporter ATP-binding protein, which produces MSQSTEGTHDPIIVCRDVHKWYGQFHVLRGINMEVSKGEVIVIFGPSGSGKSTFIRTLNRLEEHQRGQIAIDGVELTHDVRNIERIRSDTGMVFQQFNLFPHLTVLDNVALAPVWVRRWPRAKAEETAMQLLVRVGIPDQARKFPGQLSGGQQQRVAIARALAMQPKIMLFDEPTSALDPEMIKEVLDVMVELARSGMTMLVVTHEMGFARAVANRMFFFDNGQIVESGTPADIFNHPTEDRTKLFLSQILSH; this is translated from the coding sequence ATGAGTCAAAGCACTGAAGGCACGCACGATCCAATCATTGTCTGTCGGGATGTCCACAAATGGTACGGGCAGTTTCATGTCCTGCGCGGCATCAACATGGAGGTGAGCAAAGGCGAGGTGATTGTCATCTTTGGCCCGTCTGGCTCCGGCAAATCTACCTTCATCCGCACCCTCAACCGCCTGGAGGAGCATCAGCGCGGGCAGATCGCGATAGATGGTGTCGAATTGACTCACGATGTGCGCAATATCGAGCGCATCCGCAGCGACACCGGCATGGTCTTTCAGCAGTTCAATCTGTTTCCCCACCTGACCGTGCTGGACAATGTGGCCCTGGCGCCCGTTTGGGTGCGCCGCTGGCCGCGCGCCAAAGCTGAGGAGACCGCCATGCAGCTGTTGGTGCGCGTCGGCATCCCCGATCAGGCGCGCAAATTCCCCGGCCAACTGTCTGGCGGCCAGCAGCAGCGTGTGGCGATTGCGCGGGCGCTTGCCATGCAGCCCAAGATCATGCTGTTCGACGAACCGACCTCTGCGCTCGACCCGGAGATGATCAAGGAAGTGCTGGATGTGATGGTCGAGCTGGCGCGCAGCGGTATGACCATGTTGGTGGTGACACACGAGATGGGATTTGCGCGGGCCGTTGCCAACCGCATGTTCTTTTTCGACAACGGGCAGATTGTGGAGAGTGGCACGCCCGCGGACATCTTCAATCACCCCACCGAAGACCGCACCAAGCTCTTCCTGTCACAGATTCTGTCACACTGA
- a CDS encoding sulfatase — protein sequence MHRSSHATWPLLRLLTLVILLSSCIQPAQPVTTPDRPLLTPTAASIAPTPTPAVTPTPAAAPASRPNILFIVADDLDAASVSAMPQVQALLRGQGLTFTQAFVTNSVCCPSRTTFLRGQYTHSHHIYTNRAPDGGFELVYQLGLEQSTVATWLHDAGYRTALFGKYLNNYPETASETYMPPGWDEWYATVRNGPYQFFDYDLNENGAIVHHGTAPEDYLTDVLGRQATSFITRSVALAQEMPQGAPFFVYLAPYAPHKPSTPAPRHARLFANVQAPQGPSFDEEDVSDKPAWVSTRRRLNRSDLTEIDREYRNRLRSLQAVDEMVASLIGALQASGAISNTYLFFTSDNGYHQGQHRLPAGKTTAYEEDIRVPLFVIGPGVPAGASRAHLTLNTDLAPTFAALAGVVPPAFVEGRSLLPLLASDPPAVEDWRACVLIEHKTLEIGDPPTYEALRTPQFLYVEYTTGEHEFYDLILDPHELENRYASADVGLLRGLHQQLSALRQCQGAACGPLEDAPLLAQSWYFPVIASQQTGKLPSQSAWVNLGPLRAFKQIWLGELE from the coding sequence ATGCACAGATCGAGCCATGCCACCTGGCCCTTGCTTCGCTTACTCACCCTGGTCATTCTGCTCAGTTCCTGTATTCAACCCGCTCAGCCGGTCACGACGCCTGACCGACCGCTGCTGACCCCAACCGCCGCCAGCATCGCGCCGACGCCGACTCCAGCGGTGACGCCCACCCCGGCCGCGGCGCCTGCCTCTCGCCCCAACATCCTCTTCATCGTCGCCGATGACCTGGACGCCGCCAGTGTGAGCGCCATGCCGCAGGTGCAGGCTCTGCTGCGAGGGCAGGGGCTGACGTTCACCCAGGCGTTCGTCACCAATTCGGTCTGTTGCCCCTCGCGCACCACGTTTCTGCGCGGTCAGTACACGCACAGCCATCATATCTACACCAACCGCGCGCCCGATGGCGGCTTTGAGTTGGTCTATCAGCTCGGGTTGGAGCAGTCCACAGTGGCTACCTGGCTGCACGATGCTGGCTACCGCACCGCCCTGTTTGGCAAATATCTCAACAACTACCCGGAGACGGCCAGCGAGACCTATATGCCGCCGGGCTGGGACGAGTGGTATGCGACGGTGCGCAACGGCCCCTATCAGTTCTTCGACTATGATCTCAACGAGAATGGGGCCATCGTGCATCACGGCACGGCGCCGGAGGACTACCTGACCGATGTGCTGGGCCGGCAGGCCACCAGCTTCATCACGCGCAGCGTCGCGTTGGCGCAGGAGATGCCCCAGGGCGCACCCTTTTTCGTCTACCTGGCGCCCTATGCGCCGCACAAGCCGTCCACGCCGGCGCCGCGTCATGCACGCCTCTTCGCCAATGTGCAGGCGCCGCAAGGCCCCTCCTTCGACGAGGAGGATGTCAGCGACAAGCCGGCCTGGGTCAGTACACGACGGCGCCTCAACCGCAGCGACCTGACCGAAATTGACCGCGAGTATCGCAACCGCCTGCGCTCGCTGCAGGCCGTTGACGAGATGGTCGCCAGCCTCATCGGCGCCTTACAGGCCAGCGGGGCCATCTCCAACACCTACCTCTTTTTTACGTCGGACAATGGCTATCACCAGGGACAACACCGCCTGCCGGCCGGCAAGACCACCGCGTATGAGGAAGACATTCGCGTGCCGTTGTTTGTGATTGGGCCGGGCGTGCCCGCGGGTGCAAGTCGCGCTCATCTGACGCTCAACACCGACCTCGCGCCCACCTTCGCCGCCCTGGCCGGCGTCGTCCCACCCGCCTTCGTCGAAGGGCGTTCCCTGCTTCCGCTGTTGGCATCCGATCCGCCGGCTGTGGAGGACTGGCGCGCCTGTGTCCTCATCGAACATAAGACCCTGGAGATTGGCGATCCGCCCACCTATGAGGCTTTGCGCACGCCGCAGTTTTTGTATGTGGAGTACACCACCGGCGAGCACGAGTTCTACGACCTGATCCTCGACCCGCACGAACTGGAAAACCGTTACGCAAGCGCCGATGTCGGCCTGCTGCGCGGGCTGCATCAGCAGTTGAGCGCGCTGCGGCAGTGCCAGGGCGCCGCGTGTGGGCCGCTGGAAGATGCACCGCTGCTGGCGCAAAGCTGGTATTTCCCGGTCATTGCCTCCCAGCAAACGGGCAAGTTACCCAGTCAATCAGCCTGGGTCAATCTCGGTCCGCTGCGGGCATTCAAGCAGATCTGGCTCGGAGAACTGGAATAA
- a CDS encoding tetratricopeptide repeat protein, translated as MYIDRRRRKRRSPLLLLVGLILLVGAAYAINQQTGLIELRNPLVPPEPTPTPTRSALSFLADAESLYANGQIVEASEAYAAVAALEPENDEALRWQAKLEALRGHAGKAVALAQKAVEINPQSAQNLAVLSMAQDWNKQYDEALQTALEALDNDPNLAEAHAYLAEIYIDKGIWALALEAAQTAVKLDEKSIEGWRNLGYVLDQQGRREEALTAYQKAIDLHPKLGYLYVGKGWVYLALSDYEKALAEFQRAVNVNPKSADGYDALGWGHILAGAPDRAVISLERALQVDPEYGPAYGHLAVAYYLRRNYEKAVEYFERAIALNQATTEYYYELGLSYLYKEPEDCQNAVPWLRKALDINPEIPQARQGLDYCARKK; from the coding sequence ATGTATATTGATCGCCGCCGGCGCAAGCGCCGTTCACCTCTACTCCTCCTGGTAGGCCTGATCTTGCTGGTGGGGGCTGCCTACGCCATCAATCAGCAGACCGGCCTGATCGAGCTGCGCAACCCGTTGGTGCCACCGGAGCCGACCCCCACGCCTACCCGTAGTGCGCTCTCGTTTCTGGCGGACGCCGAATCGTTGTACGCCAACGGCCAGATCGTCGAGGCGAGCGAGGCGTACGCCGCGGTCGCAGCGCTGGAACCGGAGAATGACGAAGCTCTGCGCTGGCAGGCCAAGCTGGAGGCGCTGCGCGGCCATGCTGGCAAGGCCGTCGCGCTGGCGCAAAAGGCGGTGGAGATCAATCCGCAGAGCGCCCAGAATCTGGCCGTTCTCAGTATGGCGCAAGACTGGAACAAGCAGTACGATGAGGCCCTGCAGACCGCGCTGGAGGCGTTGGACAACGACCCTAATCTGGCCGAGGCCCATGCCTACCTGGCGGAGATCTACATTGACAAAGGTATCTGGGCGCTGGCGCTGGAGGCGGCGCAGACGGCCGTCAAGCTCGACGAGAAGAGCATCGAAGGCTGGCGCAACCTGGGCTACGTTCTCGATCAACAGGGACGTCGCGAGGAGGCGCTGACCGCGTATCAAAAAGCGATTGATCTCCACCCCAAGCTAGGCTACCTGTACGTGGGCAAGGGCTGGGTTTACCTGGCTTTGAGCGACTACGAAAAGGCGCTGGCCGAGTTTCAACGCGCGGTGAACGTCAACCCCAAGAGCGCAGATGGCTACGATGCCCTGGGCTGGGGGCATATCCTGGCCGGAGCACCAGATCGGGCGGTGATCTCCCTGGAAAGGGCGCTGCAGGTTGACCCGGAGTATGGGCCGGCCTACGGGCATCTCGCGGTGGCCTACTACCTGCGGCGCAATTACGAGAAGGCGGTTGAGTATTTCGAGCGCGCCATCGCCCTGAACCAGGCCACCACCGAGTATTACTATGAATTGGGCCTGTCCTACCTGTACAAGGAGCCGGAAGACTGCCAGAACGCGGTTCCCTGGCTACGCAAGGCTTTGGACATCAACCCTGAGATTCCGCAGGCGCGGCAGGGCCTGGACTACTGCGCCCGCAAGAAATGA